The DNA region TCATAGGTGCGTAGTAAAAAGATATTCAAGATGTTAATTATAATTGCAAATATAAAGTTAGGTATGGACTATAGTATAGTATAGTTGTAAAAAATGTTTGTACCATTTTAATGTTTCTTCTAGAGTTTTGATAAGATATAAATAGTTAGAATATATGTATCAGTAGCTCTGTGCCAAAGAATTTTCTTTTCCTTCACAATacttttctttttgtttttgaCTAAAACTCATATAATTTGTTATTGTTTTTTAACGAGAAACTCAATTATATTGTGAAATACTTGGTTTACAAATTAGTGAAAAATAGATGTTAAATTTTGTTAATACAGATGATGTTTATCTTTGCAATTATTACTCAGATTCCTCCATAGGTCTTGGACGAAGTCACTTACTTTTTTTTTTACCAATCACACTCCAGGATTTTTTTTTAAGAAGTCCATTGAAAAACTCATAAGGGTGGTGTGTAATACTCCgatttttattataatattttattaattattataataatttttatttaatttttaaatatttttgagtgattaattaatattatatgaATTAATGAGTTTTGGATAGAATgtaataattaaattatttagAAATAAACAACATTGGTTTGAGTATTAAATCagaatttaaataaaaattaaagaGAATTGGTAGAATTTActaaattaatttaataaattaattGATAGAAATTGAGAGAACTTGTGAGTGGATAGTGAAATAAAATTTTAGATAAAAATAAGTGAGTGGGTAGAATTATGAGAAATTAAAGGAATTAGTGTGattaatgaaataaaaataaataggGTTTTCTAATTAAATAGAACGAGAATAGAAAAAGAGAGGACACtgaagttttgaaaaataagaAGTAAGAAGAGAGTGGAGGCAATCCTAAGAGAGCGATTGAATAAGAGAACCTCCATGGGCAAAGTTTAAAGTTTTTCTGCAAATTCGAGGTATTGGAGAAAATTATTCAATATATGAGTGTTAAGCAGGAGAGGGAGTGGGAAATCCAtattctcttttcctttttctcttTCATGTTTCTCCTATTGATGAATGAATTGAACCTTGAAGAGGTTTGTGCAAAACCTCTTAAGGTTGTTGTTGTTAATCCTCATATTCGTACTTTGTTAATTGCTGAAATTATATGATATACGTTAAAATGTTATGAATGATGTCATAGAGTTCTCTATTGATATGGCTGTTATTAATTGATATGATATCTCTTAAAATATTATGATTGTTTCCATAGAGTTCTCTGTTGATATGAATGTtattaattgacatgatatgtGTTGAGATTTTGCGTTTGATTAGTTCTGAATTGTGATGAGCAATGTCGTTGTTGATGATCAAAGGTTTATTTCTGAGTTGGAACCGCCATGAGAATGAAAATATAAAAGTATGAAACACTTGCAGAGAGAAAAATCGCAGATATACATAACAGGGGATTGATCGTCTTGTTTCATgcgtaacttgagtttcgtaagcCTGTTTCAGGTGAAGTCAGTTGCGTTAGAATGCTAAAGCAATAATATTTCTGTTGAAGTAGGGAGATTGGGTCGGGGAGCACTATAACAATAATAGTTATTTGATTTTTATACCAGAAGCATAGTCAAATTTCAGTCATGCGTTAATCATCTTGTTTCACGTGTAACTGGAGTTTCGTAACTCCAATTAAGGCGCAATtaattaagtttgaaagaggaTTTACATAATATTTGAACTGGagagtttcataattttatcatcATTCTATAATATTTGGCGCTATTGTGAAGTTAAACATTATGTTTTAGGTTAAATAAAGGGTTTAGGGGACCCTAAGGTTAAACTTGGAGGAGAAAAGGTTTTGGGAAACCCTTGGAGCGATTGAAGGATTTTGAATACATTTATAAATAACTTGGATTTGAGTTATTGATATGTTTAGAGTTGACTCGGTAAATAATTGAGTTAATTTAGGGTTGTTTTAAAGTCTTAAAGGATATGCTTGTAACCCTTAAACCTATGAATAACAGGTTGTTAATATGAGTTATGTTGGATGTTGTTTAATTGTTGAATGGCTCTTGAATATACATTGTTGAATATTGAGGATTGTGTTTGAGATGAACCGATATTTAAGTTAACTTTAATTGTTAGAGCTTGTGTGTTATATGTTTAGGTTCAAAAGAACCAATCTTGAGATGTTTAGGTTCATGAGAACCAATGGAGTGACCTTATATCAGAAATAATTGATGATGATGTGTTTAGGTTCAAAGGAAGCAGTGACGTGTAAGACTTATGTTCAATGATGAAGATTGAAGTTGGATGATTGTGCATGAAGATTAGtattgtttgttgcattcatgcatcatgtaTATCAGAGATAGGTAGGATTCTGGTCCAGTGACGAGTAGGACTTCGGTCTAGTGATGAGTAAGACTTCGGTCTAGTGATGAGTTGAACTTTGGTCTAATGACGAGTGTGACTTCGTTCCTAGTCACGAGTTGGATGCTTATGTAACACACTTCTAAATATCTGAAATATTGGTACAACATACATGGAAATAAAGGAGATGAATACATTGTATACATAATTGCATTTTCTTATTACTTATTTTGTTGTTGGACTTTGTGATTGATTTAACTGTGATGATATATTACCCATGCTGTTTATACGCCGCTAATATATAGAATGTATTTCTCACCCCTTTTCTGTTTGTTTCTATGTTGTTCTTTACGCTTGTGGTTCAGATACTCAGGTAGAGACGGAGGAGCTTTAATTGGTTCTTGTATTAGAGGGTGACATAGTTGACCTTCTTCGTTGTTTATCTTTTCGTGTTGTTTAGTTTTCTGCATATCGCTCTGATAGTGTAATACTGGATTGGGAAtactttatttttgttttttttttattctCCAAATTCTCTGCGTTGTCTTCGATTTGTTTTTCCCCTAACACCTCAACTTTCTCAGAAAGAGAAACATCATACCTCAGTTTAACCCTAATGTCTGTAGTTTGGGTTTCCACCCCTGACAGATCCAAAGAGCTAGTGTTGTGGGCCTCATAATGATTAGGCCCATAATGGAAATCACCAAGTTCAAAGTCACCTAGAATCAACACAAACTTTCTTTGCATTCCTCTGACATGTGGCCCCTTTTTTATGTCCTCCAACAATTGCTTCATGCTTTTCCTCACACTACCACATATCGATCCCCCATTGCGTTTTTCCTTACTGATGCCTTTTGATGCTATTTCGAGCATTTGGTTCACGTTACTCTTATTGTTGACCTTCCTTTACGTTTTGTCATTGTTTCTTTCACGTGTGTATTCTCTTTGTTTCTATTCAATTTACTGTTTCTAACTATCTCCACTTTGTCTTCTCTTGGTGCACCTTCAAGCTTGCTTGGCgactcttttttatttttctcattGCTTTCAATTGATTCATTCGTTGtgatttcttcttcttcttcttcttcttcttcttcttcttcttcttcttcttcttcttcttcttcttcttcttcttagaTCAACATGATTCTAAAGCCATGCACACCATTGTTCTCGTTATTTCCTTTCTGCTTTTCTTCTTGATTCGCTTAATTCCCTCTTTGCTCTTTAATACCTTTGTTTTTCCTAGATCGCTTAGCTCTTTGCACCACAATCCATGGTCCTATGCTAACCTGTTACACATCATTCAAGTCTTTCCTAGTAACTTGCTCTCCCCATGCTTCTTTGATGTCTTTCTCCATCACTGGCTCATTGTTGTCTGTGCACCCTATAATTTCATGCTCGCATCTTTCACAATAAAGACACAAAAGGTGCATACCTTAATACTCCAGTTTGTAGTGTTTTCCTTTTATGGAAAACATGGCCAACACAGGCTTCTTCAAATTGACTTGAACGCACATACGAGCGTATTCCCTCTATTCTCTAGATAGAATGGTTTTATCCACTTTAATAGTCTTGCCAATTATGTTTCCTATGAAGGAGAGAACCCAATGATCATAATATTCAATAGGTAATCCATATATTCTCACCCACACTGCAAGATTATCAATTATGTATGTATTAGGGCAGAAATTGGATCTCCATTCCCACACCGTAAGACAATGATCATAAATGAGCCCAAGACCTTCAAAGAGCGTTGCATTATGGTCTTCTTCAAACATGAAGATGACGAGATAATAATCTTTCCATGGGCCAACAATGTTCAAGACTCCTCTTTTCGTCCACAATTGATTAAGTCTTGTCTCAAACCCCTTGAAGCTGATTCTCCTCCCCATCATCTTCACAATGACGTCTTTCTTCCATGGTTTCGCGATTATGTGATCTTCCTGCTTCAACATGATAAATTATGGACATTAATGATCTCTTACTTTCCTTTCCTCCACCTACAATTCATCATAGCACTCCTCTCCTTCTTCGATTTCTTCTTCTTTCATCTTTTCCATAGATTCATCTGTTACCATATTCTTGTAAGAGACCACATTGAAAGGGCTGTGATTCTGCTATGTTCTCTAAGGTTCATCTTCCTTTAATGGAGATATGAAGGTCGTATCTCCTCGATCCTTAACTATCTTGATATTCCTCTCTCTTTTATCTTCTCCTTGCATTTGAGAACTATAGCTTGTAGAAGCAAACCACGTGAAGAAACTGACATGAAAAATCCTAGCTCAACACTATTTTGTTAGCTGAAgaattaaattttaaaattataaaatttaattttaaaaacaaaattaattaaCTTTATAACAATTAATTATATCAAAAATCAAATTTAAACCGCTAATTTATAATAGAATCTCTCTTTTGTTTTTGTCATTAcatgatctataatgttttgtaAGAAAAAAAAGGTATTGTTGTTAAAAAACAGGAAAGTAATATAGATCTCGTAAAACTAAAACTAGCATATGAATACAAGTAAGTGATTATTAAGCATTGTTACGTAGAAACGACGCATGTTGTGGTTGCGTAGTCTTCACGCGCGGTTGCATCTGATCTTCGGTAGAGTAACTAAcacctataatgttttgtattcCTTCAACATTCTCTTACAAAAACTACTACTCCCTCGTTTCAAAATTTTAGcaaataaaaaaattgtttaaaaacaattttcTTACTTTTCAATATAAAATTGTCCAATTATattctttaattattattttttatattacTTTAACAAATTAATAAAGTTAATTTAGtaaaatataaaattttaaaataatataattatattttttttatctGTATGCAAAAATCCTTAAGGATATTTATTTTAAAATGGAGGGAATATTACTAATACAAAAGGGATAACAAATTACTATAAACAATTAGTAAAGCATCCATGCATTCGCGTCACGGGGTCACGTTTAATTattaggttatttttattttatatttaaatcTTTAATTACAAAATAATAAGATACTATTATATTATTCTATAAAAGAATTTTTGGTATTAAATAAACAAATTGTGTGCAACActatattatatattttaaagTGGGTTACTTTCAAAGTCATTTTGATATGGCTAACCATCACATTCATCAAGGTGGTTTCTATAGTTATAACACCAAACAATTTACCAAATCAATTATATTTTTGTCCAACTAAACCTACCAACCATTTTTTAATCACTTCTACTTTGAAATTCTCTCCTTTTTACTTTCATACTGCTATATTATATTGCACTCAGTTAATGTGTCTTGAAAGTTGTAATTCAAACTCAACTAGTAGTGAACAAGAAGTATCAACAACATAGTATAATACAAAAAGGACATGAATCATTTGCAGTAGTAATTTCCATACAATAAACAATCTCAATCTCAGCCGTTGATCTGTGATCAAACGAATTCAGATTATCCCGGTTAGTCTCTGCATTTGCACGCAGAGAAATTGTAGCTTTAAATGTTGTTAATTTGAGTGCCACATTTATTGCACCAAATAAGGTGAGTGGTGACTACTGACTACTGACCCTATTTTCAGTTATAGCCATCTTTTGCAATTTTCTGACACTTCCACTTCACCACCCAACACTGCTTTTTCTTTCTTGGTAACGTCCACATTGCTTCCTTTTTCATGCATTTTCTTCTTTAATGCTGTTCTATACTGGATCCTTTGCTCCATATTATCTTAGATACCTTTTGTTTTTGGATTTTAGGTTCTATTTCTTAATCATTTTGATGTTATTACATGATATAGTTCTAAGTTCTAACCCTAGACTTCAGAATTTCTTTGAATTTGTGTGTTAATATCCATTTCAGATGTTTTTGCTGATGCATTTTGAGTTCTCATGCTGATTTGGTTTCATAGGGCTTGTGGCATTGTGTAAGGTTTTGAAAAAAACGTCTGCAACTTCAATCTAGGCTTTGATATCGAGGTTTTGATGTCTGTTCGACGACACCGCAGACGGGATTGAGGCTATGTAACTGTGATTCTCACAATATCAAGGATCGAGGCTACAATCTCGGTCGCAACATTGAAGTTTTGGTGTCTATGCGACCACAACGCAACCACGATTGAGGCTGCATGATCACGTTTCGTTGTAATATCAAGTGTCGAGACACGAAGGTAACAGTTACCAGAATCGTGATTTAAAAACCCGATTCAGCATGGTTTTAGGCATGAGAGGAAAGAACATGAGAACTAGCAAAGTTCAAATTGATTACCTGATTCATATTCAAGAGATTAAGCCGTGGCCTCCATCGCAATCTTTAAGATCTCTTCATTCGGTTTTAATCGAATGGAAGAATGGTTCAAGCACATTAGGTTCTACTAAAGTAGTATCACCTTCACTTGGTTCAATTATAGGCGAAGGAAGAATTGAATTCAACGAATCGTTTAGAATTTCAGTCACATTGTTGAGGGATGTATCCATTAGAGGTGGTGATTTTGATGTTTTCCAAAAGAATTTCTTGGAATTCAACTTGTATGAGCCTAGAAAAGATAATAAGATTGTTAAGGGTCAATTATTGGGAAATGCTGTTATAGATTTCGCAGATTATGGAGTAATTAAAGAAGGATTAAGCATTAGTACATCTATGAACTGCAAGAGAAGCTACAAAAACAATGATCAACCGGCCTTGTTCATTAGAATTCAGCCGCTTGAAAAGATCCGCGCACGTTCGTCTTCGTTGCAGGAAAGGTTTTCGAATGAGGTTTTGGAGAATAATAGCAATGGTTGCGATTCTGTATCaacattgatgaatgaagaataCGCCGAAGAAGCTGAGATTGCTTCTTTTACTGATGGCGATGTTGTTTCTTCACATTCTTCTGTTGCGGGAGCTTCTACTTCCTTGGAACTTAAGAATGAACCCAACGGACCGATCAGAAAGACTAATATGGTGCAACAGGATGCATGCAAGAAGATGGAAAGTTCATCTCACATGTCGTCGTCAATGGATACATCGTTGTCGACTGAAAAATGCGCTACTTCACCATCTTTAGTTTGTGAAAATTTAGGCGAAAATTCAAGGATCAGAACAAGAAGCAATGGTCAAGAAAATTTCGATGAGAATTTTCATGACAAGGTCACTCATTCTAGAAATATAGTTGAAGGTGTTCAAAGAATAAGTAGCAAAAACACTTATAAGATTAATCCAAAGGAAGCAAAAAATGGTAATTTAGAAGGTAAACTCGATTACTTGAAAAAGAAGGTAAAGAATCTTGAAGGAGAGTTAAGAGAAGCCGCGGCAATTGAAGCTTCTTTATATTCCGTTGTTGCTGAGCATGGAAACTCCATGAGTAAGGTTCACACCCCGGCTCGGCGTCTTTCGAGGCTTTATCTTCATGCTTGTAGAGAAAAGCTTCAAGGAAGAAGGTACGGTGCGGCTAAAAGCTCTGTTTCAGGATTAGTACTTGTTTCAAAGGCATGTGGAAACGATGTTCCAAGGTACATTTAAGTCATTTTCTTAATTTAACTTTTTGAGAAACATAACATGATATTGATCGAATTTTTCCCTTACGATTTCCTTTTATAGTTTTTGAAAACGGATGTAACCTTTTCGTTGTTTCTGAAACTGCATTCGTCTGATTATAGGTTGACATTTTGGTTGTCGAATACTATAGTGTTGAGAACAATTATAAGCCGAAACTCGAAGGATTTGGTGGTTTCATCAAATCATGGTGGTTTCGATAGGAGAAGAAAAACCGAGACAAATGGAAATGGAAAGATAGCATCCTCCTCGCAAAGGTGGAAAGGAGGAAAAAATGAAAGTACAAAAGCATTAGGTTATGAATCCTTTGGTAACTGGGATGATCCTCATGTATTCATTTCAGCATTGGAAGAAGTTGAAGCTTGGATCTTCTCTCGCATAGTAGAATCTATTTGGTGGCAGGTAATGCCTTACTCTTATCTCGGGCCGGCCCGATGTCGACATATATTAGCCATAGTATGAAATACTGACATGGACATACGACACGATATTGACATGTGTCAGACATGAGACATACATTGGCACCTAACATGAATTTATCATTCTTTGTCTATATACAGACTCTAACTCCACATATGCAACATGTTGATACAAATATAACCAACAAAGAAGTAGCTTCTGCGTCAAGGAAAAGCTATCGAACGATATCTAGTTCATGTGATCAAGATAAGAGTAACTTGTCATTAGATATTTGGAAGAATGCTCTTAAGGAAACATTTGAAAGGCTCTGTCCTATTAGAGCTGAAGGGCATGAGTGTGGCTGTTTACCTATGCTTCCAAAATTGGTCAGTTTCATATGATTGCTTGTTTCACAAGTCACTACCTATATTAATTCATATTGTTTATAAGCTCATTACTTTAGTCAATGAAATCTCTTTTTTTCCATCTAGATAATGGAGCAATGTGTGGTAAGATTAGACGTGGCTATGTTCAATGCTATTCTGCGCGAGTCTGATGATGAAATCCCAACTGATCCTGTCTCTGATGCTATAAGTGATCCTAAGGTTCTTCCGATTCCACCGGGAAAATCAAGTTTTGGAGCTGGTGCTCAGCTGAAAACCGTGGTACACTTCTCAATAACTTTTTATGTGTCATGCTGTCGACTCATGAGTGAATTTGATTTCAATTCATACGTATAAGCCGATTCTATAAGAATGAGTTAAACCTAATATGACAGGTGCTACTAATAGCACATAATTACGATATTTATCCAAACATGACTTAAATTAATTTTGTGGAATCAATTTTTATTTTCAGATTGGGAAGTGGTCTAGATGGTTGAGTGATCTATATGGCATGAATGAAGAGGACTCAATTGAAAACAACGATGGTTCTAATAACAATGAGCAGAAGAAGCATAAGTCTTTTAATTCTTTCACTCTTCTTAATTCACTAAGTGACCTTCTAATGCTTCCTAAAGATATGCTATTATGTGCATCCATTAGAAGTGAGGTATATATGCCAATGATATTAATGAACTTTTCTTACACTAGTTTGTAGTTTTAAATTGCGGTTGTGGCCTCAGTTATGTTGCGAATCTCTATAATGCAACAAAATGCGGTCGAATTTGTGGTTGAGAGGTGGTTGTGGAGACTTCAAAATCTGCAATGTTGTGGGCTATTGCAGTTGCAGACCGTAATTTAAAATAATGCTTTAGTTGCTAAACTTAACCTAAGTTTCTTGTTTGTGAAGGTATGCCCCATGTTTACTGCACCACTTATCAAGAGGATTCTTGATAATTTTTTTCCAGATGAGTTTTGTCCTGATCAAGTTCCTATAACTGTTTTTGAAGCTCTAGACTTAGAGGTAAATATTCAATTTTCATTTTAGTTTTTCTAACATATATGTCGATGTAGCATTAAAACTTCAGATTATCGGCATATTCAGTGTCCAAAGCAGACACAACACAAACATATGTGATTACGGTTAAATATTTTATCTCTGTGTGTCAGTACTTGATGAATATAGGTTAACAATATGAATCAAAGGatattataaaataattaaaatgatTATGTGCTTAAACTCCATCAAAGTTAACTTGTGATCTCAAAGTTGTGTTGACATGAAACAGAATGATATGGAACATGGGAAGGAGTTAGATAACAACTTCCCATACAGTGCAGCTCCAATTTCCTATTTGCCTCCGACAGTAACTTCCGTCGCAAGCATTCTAGGAGAGGTTGGAAGCAAATCTCAGCTAAGAAATAAATCTTCTGTTGTTAGGAAGTCATACACAAGTGACGACGAGCTCAATGAATTAAAGTCTCCATTATCTTCAATACTCTTCAACGATTCTTCGTCGTCGTCAGAGGTTTTGAACAAATCGAATTTGATGTCGAAAGAAATTTGCAGTGAATCTCCAGTTAGATATGATCTCCTTAGAGATGTGTGGATGAGTAGCAATTAGTCTTCTTGTAGAAGCTTGAATAATATTAACACTGTGGATCATGTGTAAAACGCATTAGTATATATAATTTAAGTACGTTGTGATTTTAATCTACTAATATTTAAGGGTTGATATTATCTTATGCACTAGACAAGTACAATGTATAGAAAGCTATTTTCACTCTTTTATCTCCCTATCTGTATATCATTTTAATGTTTCTTCTAGAGTTTTAATAAGATAGAGTAAATAGTTAGAATATATGTATCAGTAGTTATGTACCAAAGATTTTTCTTATCCTTCTATACTTTTTATTTTGACCAAAAAAGTCATATAACTTTTTTATTGTTTTCTAACAAGTAACTTAATTATATTGTGAAATACTTAATTAACAAATTAGTCAAAAAGAGTTGTCAAATTCTATATGAGTTTGATCAAATgtaaataaattataaaaattaGGTTGTCCACAATATGAAATTTTTCTCCTTTTATGATTGATCTTGAGTTACTTGCCGACTCTTATGATGTAGATTAACATAAAATAATTTAGGTTAGATAATGCTTTTAGATTGAATGACTCTATGATGGAATCGTGAAGAGAGTACTTTTCTTATAGTATTTTAAACACTTCCGAATGTCTTAGAGTTTCTGTCGCCGTATAACGCCGTGAGTAGTCCGATTGCTCCGATGCGTCGTGCCTAAGGGTTTAAGTGTCGCCACTAGCACCTCTACGCCCATGCCCCCAGACCCGGTCCCGGAGACGGAGTCGGTGTCATCGGTGGCGACACCGACGAGGGGTGTATGAAGGAGACAAGCAGCATAATGCTTGTGACCACCACACATGTCCATGTGATACTTTATCCTCTTTTGTCCTTTTGTTGAGTTAATAAACATAACTCTTTATCAAGACTTTGAATATGAATGTCACTTTTAATGTGAGACTATTTTCCAAGCATTTATTGACATTTATTCACTTCCACTTTtttttgtcattttggaacacaccCATGGATATTTATTGATCATAAATTCAATAACCCCCAgcttgttctaataatgacaagaCTAATTTCagaaaagagaaataaaaaatgttaatacaGTTAAGTATCTTTTGGATCTGTCTCATGTGATCCAAGAGGACGATGTACAAGTGAGTGAGAACCTGACTGTTGAGGAATCAACCATGTAGATGGAGTATCGGGAAGTAAAACAGTTGCGTGGTAAGGAGACTGTATTGGTGAAGGTAGTGTGAGGAGGACCTGCTGGTGGAAGCATGATGTGGGAGCTGGAGAGTCGGATGAGAAAGTTTTATCCATACTTTTTTCTTAAGTTAATTTTGaggattttttttttataattgggggagagttgtaacacctcaaattcGATTAATTCATTTGAATTATTTagaatttttatttaattatttagaatttttatttaattatttagtGTTTAGTGCAcctttaattaatattatatgtTGTTGGGGGTGTAGTGGCAATGGTAGGGTGTGGAGGGAATGTAATATCTTGATAGAATAATTAGAATAATTAacattttaattattattaaaaataaaatgagaaagtTGGTAAAAAAAAAGGAATTGGGTCAATTGAGTGAATTGAGAAAAGAATGAGGTGAAAGGAGAGAAATTGAAAATTGATggacaataat from Lathyrus oleraceus cultivar Zhongwan6 chromosome 1, CAAS_Psat_ZW6_1.0, whole genome shotgun sequence includes:
- the LOC127124121 gene encoding uncharacterized protein LOC127124121, producing the protein MVLGMRGKNMRTSKVQIDYLIHIQEIKPWPPSQSLRSLHSVLIEWKNGSSTLGSTKVVSPSLGSIIGEGRIEFNESFRISVTLLRDVSIRGGDFDVFQKNFLEFNLYEPRKDNKIVKGQLLGNAVIDFADYGVIKEGLSISTSMNCKRSYKNNDQPALFIRIQPLEKIRARSSSLQERFSNEVLENNSNGCDSVSTLMNEEYAEEAEIASFTDGDVVSSHSSVAGASTSLELKNEPNGPIRKTNMVQQDACKKMESSSHMSSSMDTSLSTEKCATSPSLVCENLGENSRIRTRSNGQENFDENFHDKVTHSRNIVEGVQRISSKNTYKINPKEAKNGNLEGKLDYLKKKVKNLEGELREAAAIEASLYSVVAEHGNSMSKVHTPARRLSRLYLHACREKLQGRRYGAAKSSVSGLVLVSKACGNDVPRLTFWLSNTIVLRTIISRNSKDLVVSSNHGGFDRRRKTETNGNGKIASSSQRWKGGKNESTKALGYESFGNWDDPHVFISALEEVEAWIFSRIVESIWWQTLTPHMQHVDTNITNKEVASASRKSYRTISSSCDQDKSNLSLDIWKNALKETFERLCPIRAEGHECGCLPMLPKLIMEQCVVRLDVAMFNAILRESDDEIPTDPVSDAISDPKVLPIPPGKSSFGAGAQLKTVIGKWSRWLSDLYGMNEEDSIENNDGSNNNEQKKHKSFNSFTLLNSLSDLLMLPKDMLLCASIRSEVCPMFTAPLIKRILDNFFPDEFCPDQVPITVFEALDLENDMEHGKELDNNFPYSAAPISYLPPTVTSVASILGEVGSKSQLRNKSSVVRKSYTSDDELNELKSPLSSILFNDSSSSSEVLNKSNLMSKEICSESPVRYDLLRDVWMSSN